A window of the Isosphaera pallida ATCC 43644 genome harbors these coding sequences:
- a CDS encoding 4Fe-4S single cluster domain-containing protein produces the protein MSSIPSVVSPAMSTNSPAWARVARIVPRTRAEGPGLRFALWFQGCPFRCPGCCNPEMLTFRGGQLLSFEYVSDQLHQAAAPGDLEGITLLGGEPFAHAGPAADLAKLARDLGLTVMVFTGFTLEDLRDSFPSHPDRARLLAYVDLLVDGPYNRTCPEPPPPLGRRWIGSTNQRVHAFRGHPDVAADPRWREPNTLELRLDSHALTINGFPAPSAVGLWKRPTRSVKHE, from the coding sequence ATGTCCTCGATCCCCTCGGTTGTCAGTCCCGCCATGTCCACCAACTCCCCAGCCTGGGCGCGCGTAGCCCGGATCGTGCCTCGCACCCGCGCCGAGGGGCCAGGGCTGCGGTTTGCGCTTTGGTTCCAGGGATGTCCTTTTCGCTGTCCAGGATGTTGTAACCCAGAGATGTTGACATTCAGAGGTGGTCAACTACTTTCATTCGAGTATGTATCAGATCAGCTGCATCAAGCCGCAGCTCCGGGCGATCTCGAAGGCATCACTCTATTGGGTGGCGAACCCTTCGCGCACGCCGGTCCCGCTGCTGACCTCGCCAAATTGGCCCGCGACCTGGGCTTGACCGTCATGGTCTTCACGGGATTCACTCTAGAGGATCTGCGCGACTCCTTCCCGAGTCATCCCGATCGCGCCCGCTTGTTGGCATACGTCGATCTGTTGGTGGATGGTCCCTACAATCGCACTTGCCCCGAACCTCCGCCACCCTTGGGACGGCGCTGGATCGGCTCGACCAATCAACGAGTCCATGCCTTTCGTGGTCATCCCGATGTGGCCGCGGATCCCCGCTGGCGCGAACCCAACACCCTGGAACTGCGTTTGGACTCTCACGCTTTGACCATCAACGGTTTCCCCGCCCCTAGCGCCGTGGGACTTTGGAAGCGGCCAACCCGCTCGGTCAAGCATGAGTGA
- the eno gene encoding phosphopyruvate hydratase, whose protein sequence is MASSVTIAKVRGRQILDSRGNPTVEVDVTLSNGLVGRAAVPSGASTGAHEAVELRDGDKSKYLGKGVLKAVEHVNGLLAQIAVGRDPFDQTGLDRAMIAADGTPNKGKIGANAILGVSMATAKAAAQLSGLPLYRYLGGPHARTLPIPLMNILNGGAHADNNVDIQEFMIMPVGAPSFSEALRCGAEVFHALKSVLKGKGYNTSVGDEGGFAPSLKSNTEALDVILDAIAKAGYQAGKEVLLALDLAANEFYQDGVYLLENDAKPRKTSAEMVEYLADWVRQYPIRSIEDGLAEDDWDGFKLFTEKLGGQVQIVGDDLFVTNTERLGRGIREGIANSILVKVNQIGTLTETLECVHMATLAKYTSIISHRSGETEDAFIADLAVATNAGQIKTGSASRSDRIAKYNQLLRIEEDLGSSAIYAGSLWTRF, encoded by the coding sequence ATGGCGTCCTCCGTTACGATTGCGAAGGTCCGCGGCCGTCAGATTCTGGACAGCCGGGGCAACCCCACCGTTGAAGTCGATGTGACTCTGAGCAACGGCCTAGTTGGTCGAGCCGCCGTCCCCTCGGGAGCCAGCACCGGAGCCCACGAGGCGGTCGAACTGCGTGATGGCGACAAGTCCAAATATCTTGGCAAAGGCGTTCTGAAGGCGGTCGAACATGTCAACGGTCTGTTGGCGCAAATCGCTGTGGGCCGCGATCCCTTCGACCAGACCGGCCTGGATCGGGCGATGATCGCCGCCGATGGCACCCCTAACAAAGGGAAGATCGGAGCAAACGCGATCCTCGGGGTCTCGATGGCCACCGCCAAGGCCGCGGCGCAGTTGTCGGGCCTGCCGCTTTATCGTTACCTGGGTGGCCCTCACGCCCGCACTTTGCCGATTCCGTTGATGAACATCCTCAACGGCGGCGCGCACGCCGACAACAACGTCGATATCCAAGAATTTATGATCATGCCAGTCGGTGCACCGAGCTTCTCAGAGGCGTTGCGGTGCGGAGCCGAGGTGTTCCACGCCCTCAAGTCGGTTCTCAAGGGGAAAGGCTACAACACCTCCGTGGGCGACGAGGGCGGCTTCGCTCCTAGCCTCAAGTCCAACACTGAAGCGCTCGACGTGATTTTGGACGCCATTGCCAAGGCGGGTTATCAAGCCGGCAAGGAGGTGTTGCTGGCCCTTGACCTCGCCGCCAACGAATTCTACCAGGATGGGGTCTACCTCCTCGAAAACGACGCCAAGCCCCGCAAAACCTCCGCCGAAATGGTTGAATACCTGGCCGACTGGGTACGGCAATACCCCATCCGCTCGATCGAAGACGGCCTGGCCGAAGACGATTGGGACGGCTTCAAACTCTTCACCGAAAAACTCGGCGGCCAGGTGCAGATCGTGGGCGACGACCTGTTCGTCACCAACACCGAGCGCCTTGGCCGTGGCATCCGCGAAGGGATCGCTAACAGCATCCTCGTCAAGGTCAACCAAATCGGTACGCTGACCGAAACTTTAGAATGTGTTCACATGGCGACCCTCGCCAAGTACACCTCAATCATCTCGCACCGCTCGGGCGAAACCGAGGACGCCTTTATCGCCGACCTCGCGGTGGCTACCAACGCCGGCCAGATCAAGACCGGTAGCGCCAGCCGCTCCGACCGCATCGCCAAGTACAACCAGCTGCTCCGCATTGAAGAGGACCTGGGCTCCTCGGCGATCTACGCCGGCTCGCTGTGGACCCGCTTCTGA
- the gpmA gene encoding 2,3-diphosphoglycerate-dependent phosphoglycerate mutase, whose translation MPTQTLVMLRHGESRWNLENRFTGWVDVDLSDKGLAEAKRAGEQLKAEGFAFDVAYTSVLKRAIRTLWLAMDELDQLWVPVVRSWRLNERHYGALQGLNKAETAARHGEDQVKIWRRSYDIPPPPLSPDDPGHPRHDRRYRDLTPDQLPACESLKDTLARVLPYWNEVIAPDIQAGKQVLIVAHGNSLRALVKHLDGLSDQDVLELNIPTGIPLVYQLDENLKPQGSRYLGDAEAVKAAAEAVARQGRAGG comes from the coding sequence ATGCCGACTCAGACGCTGGTGATGCTCCGCCACGGTGAAAGCCGCTGGAATCTGGAGAACCGTTTCACGGGATGGGTCGATGTCGATCTGTCCGACAAGGGACTCGCCGAGGCCAAACGCGCTGGGGAGCAGCTGAAGGCCGAAGGGTTCGCCTTCGACGTGGCCTACACCTCGGTCCTCAAACGGGCGATCCGTACCCTCTGGCTGGCAATGGACGAACTCGACCAACTCTGGGTGCCCGTGGTGCGAAGCTGGCGGCTCAACGAACGGCACTATGGCGCGCTTCAAGGACTGAACAAGGCCGAGACCGCCGCGCGTCATGGCGAAGATCAAGTGAAGATCTGGCGACGCAGCTACGACATCCCGCCTCCCCCCCTCTCGCCGGACGATCCCGGCCACCCGCGTCACGACCGGCGTTACCGCGACCTAACGCCCGACCAGTTGCCCGCGTGTGAAAGCCTCAAGGACACCCTGGCGCGGGTCCTGCCCTACTGGAACGAGGTGATCGCACCCGACATCCAGGCCGGCAAGCAGGTGTTAATCGTTGCCCACGGCAACAGCCTTCGAGCCTTGGTCAAACACCTTGACGGCCTGTCGGATCAAGACGTTCTTGAACTGAATATTCCGACCGGCATTCCCCTGGTCTATCAACTCGACGAGAATCTCAAGCCGCAAGGTTCGCGTTACCTGGGGGACGCGGAGGCGGTCAAGGCGGCCGCCGAGGCGGTAGCGCGTCAAGGTCGGGCGGGCGGTTGA